A section of the Castanea sativa cultivar Marrone di Chiusa Pesio chromosome 12, ASM4071231v1 genome encodes:
- the LOC142620853 gene encoding uncharacterized protein LOC142620853 isoform X2: MENSETDRVRLKRKTLQSVVEQCQRALELLATTSGVDGGSDDEEDDDGDGGTRGESSASGSRRGGDREADELCDLLKSRVQCADFLEKLESAQVTVPQNMAEEGNSWDMVNKNDLWESESDELDQEDYVLVRQEDIVEGIACFMAAYLLSLKQTKDLTPNQLQDALSKTFSVKKKKGKLRKAWDGSKVIYNVASWGATAIGIYQNPVILRAATKAFWTSCHVISKLL, encoded by the exons ATGGAGAATTCGGAGACGGATAGGGTTCGATTGAAGAGGAAGACTTTGCAGTCTGTGGTGGAACAGTGTCAACGAGCTCTTGAATTGCTCGCTACGACGAGCGGCGTTGACGGTGGCAGTGACGATGAGGAAGACGATGACGGTGACGGTGGCACACGTGGCGAAAGCTCAGCCTCGGGATCTCGCCGTGGCGGTGATCGAGAAGCTGACGAG TTGTGCGATCTTCTTAAGTCTAGAGTTCAATGCGCTGACTTCCTTGAAAAGCTAGAGAGTGCACAGGTGACAGTTCCACAAAATATGGCTG AAGAAGGTAATTCTTGGGATATGGTCAATAAAAATGATCTATGGGAAAGTGAAAGTGACGAATTGGATCAAGAAGACTATGTTCTTGTTAGGCAAGAAGATATAGTAGAGGGTATTGCATGCTTCATGGCTGCATATTTGTTGTCCCTCAAACAGACTAAG GATTTGACCCCGAACCAACTCCAGGATG CCCTTAGCAAGACATTTtcagtgaaaaagaaaaagggaaagcttCGGAAGGCATGGGATGGAAGCAAAGTTATTTATAATGTGGCTTCTTGGGGTGCAACTGCTATAGG GATATACCAAAACCCTGTAATTCTAAGGGCTGCAACCAAGGCATTCTGGACTTCTTGTCATGTAATATCAAAGCTTCTCTGA
- the LOC142620853 gene encoding uncharacterized protein LOC142620853 isoform X1, with product MENSETDRVRLKRKTLQSVVEQCQRALELLATTSGVDGGSDDEEDDDGDGGTRGESSASGSRRGGDREADELCDLLKSRVQCADFLEKLESAQVTVPQNMAGLELDAKRISCTVAEEGNSWDMVNKNDLWESESDELDQEDYVLVRQEDIVEGIACFMAAYLLSLKQTKDLTPNQLQDALSKTFSVKKKKGKLRKAWDGSKVIYNVASWGATAIGIYQNPVILRAATKAFWTSCHVISKLL from the exons ATGGAGAATTCGGAGACGGATAGGGTTCGATTGAAGAGGAAGACTTTGCAGTCTGTGGTGGAACAGTGTCAACGAGCTCTTGAATTGCTCGCTACGACGAGCGGCGTTGACGGTGGCAGTGACGATGAGGAAGACGATGACGGTGACGGTGGCACACGTGGCGAAAGCTCAGCCTCGGGATCTCGCCGTGGCGGTGATCGAGAAGCTGACGAG TTGTGCGATCTTCTTAAGTCTAGAGTTCAATGCGCTGACTTCCTTGAAAAGCTAGAGAGTGCACAGGTGACAGTTCCACAAAATATGGCTG GCTTGGAATTGGATGCTAAAAGAATTTCTTGTACTGTCGCAGAAGAAGGTAATTCTTGGGATATGGTCAATAAAAATGATCTATGGGAAAGTGAAAGTGACGAATTGGATCAAGAAGACTATGTTCTTGTTAGGCAAGAAGATATAGTAGAGGGTATTGCATGCTTCATGGCTGCATATTTGTTGTCCCTCAAACAGACTAAG GATTTGACCCCGAACCAACTCCAGGATG CCCTTAGCAAGACATTTtcagtgaaaaagaaaaagggaaagcttCGGAAGGCATGGGATGGAAGCAAAGTTATTTATAATGTGGCTTCTTGGGGTGCAACTGCTATAGG GATATACCAAAACCCTGTAATTCTAAGGGCTGCAACCAAGGCATTCTGGACTTCTTGTCATGTAATATCAAAGCTTCTCTGA